From a single Aquipuribacter nitratireducens genomic region:
- a CDS encoding FAD-binding oxidoreductase, whose product MHRWGEWGDGSRDVPLPSRLPALLAGEVGVGVPPFDVPLDDVVAATRTSRLAGTSPPVAWALDPLDRLLHARGQSFPDLVAVRSGDVGPVPDAVARPGAAAEVRALLSWAAAHDAVVVPWGGGTSVVGGVDCPTGERPVVVADLVGLSGVRDVDRVSSLATVGAGATGPACEAGLREHGLVLGHRPQSFEHSTVGGWVATRSSGQQSLGFGRIEDLFAGGTVESPVGPLTLPPFPASAAGPDLRHAVLGSEGRLGVLVEAVLRVRPLPEVDDVVACYLPGWDEGVAAVRALAADPTGTAGLSMLRLSTPAETAVSFALAGAAGRALQQGLRLARLGGAPCLLLAGVTGDATTARRVRARVRDAVRRHAGRVVGTRLGRRWQRSRYDSPYWRSRLWELGYGVDTVETAAVWSAVPALVADLERSVAEAVAATGARAHVGTHLSHVYRTGSSVYTTAVFPLGASREATLERWRALKSASLAAIARSGGTVSHQHGVGRDHRAAAVEEKGPVGTAALGALVDAFDPDGVLATGNLLPGPPAT is encoded by the coding sequence GTGCACCGCTGGGGCGAGTGGGGCGACGGCTCTCGCGACGTGCCGTTGCCGAGCCGCCTGCCGGCCCTGCTGGCCGGGGAGGTCGGGGTCGGCGTCCCCCCGTTCGACGTCCCGCTCGATGACGTCGTCGCTGCGACGCGCACGAGCCGGCTCGCCGGGACCTCGCCGCCGGTCGCGTGGGCGCTCGACCCACTCGACCGCCTCCTGCACGCCCGCGGGCAGTCCTTCCCCGACCTCGTCGCCGTCCGTTCCGGCGACGTGGGCCCCGTGCCCGACGCCGTCGCCCGGCCGGGTGCCGCGGCGGAGGTCCGGGCGCTGCTGTCGTGGGCGGCGGCGCACGACGCCGTCGTCGTGCCGTGGGGCGGCGGCACGAGCGTCGTCGGTGGCGTCGACTGCCCGACGGGGGAGCGGCCGGTCGTCGTCGCCGACCTCGTCGGGCTGAGCGGAGTCCGCGACGTCGACCGGGTGTCGTCGCTGGCCACGGTGGGGGCCGGCGCGACCGGACCGGCCTGCGAGGCCGGGCTCCGCGAGCACGGGCTCGTCCTCGGGCACCGGCCGCAGTCCTTCGAGCACTCGACGGTCGGCGGGTGGGTCGCCACCCGCTCGAGCGGGCAGCAGTCCCTCGGCTTCGGACGCATCGAGGACCTCTTCGCCGGCGGTACGGTCGAGTCGCCGGTCGGCCCGCTCACGCTGCCGCCGTTCCCCGCGTCCGCCGCGGGACCGGACCTGCGGCACGCCGTCCTCGGCTCCGAGGGCAGGCTCGGGGTCCTCGTCGAGGCGGTCCTCCGGGTCCGGCCGCTGCCCGAGGTCGACGACGTCGTCGCGTGCTACCTGCCCGGCTGGGACGAGGGCGTCGCCGCCGTCCGGGCACTCGCGGCCGACCCGACCGGCACGGCCGGTCTCTCGATGCTGCGGCTCAGCACGCCCGCCGAGACCGCCGTGTCGTTCGCGCTCGCAGGAGCCGCCGGGCGCGCACTGCAGCAGGGGCTGCGCCTCGCGAGGCTGGGAGGGGCGCCGTGCCTGCTGCTCGCGGGCGTCACCGGCGACGCGACGACCGCCCGCCGGGTCCGCGCGCGCGTGCGCGACGCCGTGCGCCGCCACGCCGGCCGGGTCGTCGGCACCCGCCTCGGGCGGCGGTGGCAGCGCAGCCGCTACGACTCGCCGTACTGGCGGTCGCGGCTGTGGGAGCTCGGCTACGGCGTCGACACCGTCGAGACCGCCGCGGTCTGGTCGGCGGTCCCGGCGCTCGTCGCGGACCTCGAGCGGTCGGTCGCCGAGGCCGTCGCCGCGACCGGCGCTCGCGCGCACGTCGGCACGCACCTGTCGCACGTCTACCGCACGGGTTCGAGCGTGTACACGACAGCCGTCTTCCCCCTCGGGGCCTCCCGCGAGGCCACGCTGGAACGCTGGCGCGCGCTCAAGAGCGCGTCGCTCGCTGCGATCGCGCGCAGCGGCGGCACCGTGAGCCACCAGCACGGCGTCGGTCGCGACCACCGTGCGGCCGCGGTCGAGGAGAAGGGCCCGGTCGGGACGGCGGCGCTCGGGGCGCTCGTCGACGCGTTCGACCCCGACGGGGTCCTCGCGACCGGGAACCTCCTCCCGGGCCCGCCCGCGACGTAG
- a CDS encoding SPW repeat protein, translating into MSRNTQPGTTAHDDDLRVEHRGATAPERPAGDPYGARDERYYRDDSETGLTRTFSGINVLLGIWLVIAPWVIGYGDQTNAVWNHTVIGIAVAVLALVRVAAPHTAAALSWVNVVLGAWLIVSPFVLVYEDGGPTVGIYWNDILVGAAIMAMGIISALATHSRDDDGHRDRT; encoded by the coding sequence ATGTCACGGAACACGCAGCCAGGGACGACCGCGCACGACGACGACCTGCGGGTGGAGCACCGCGGAGCCACGGCGCCGGAGCGTCCTGCGGGCGACCCGTACGGTGCGCGCGACGAGCGCTACTACCGCGACGACTCCGAGACGGGGCTCACCCGCACGTTCAGCGGGATCAACGTCCTGCTCGGCATCTGGTTGGTCATCGCGCCGTGGGTCATCGGCTACGGGGACCAGACGAACGCGGTGTGGAACCACACCGTCATCGGCATCGCCGTGGCCGTGCTGGCCCTTGTGCGCGTCGCGGCCCCGCACACGGCCGCCGCGTTGAGCTGGGTCAACGTGGTCCTCGGCGCCTGGCTCATCGTCTCCCCGTTCGTCCTCGTGTACGAGGACGGCGGGCCGACCGTCGGGATCTACTGGAACGACATCCTCGTGGGCGCGGCCATCATGGCGATGGGCATCATCAGCGCTCTCGCGACGCACAGCCGCGACGACGACGGGCACCGCGACCGCACCTGA